A part of Puntigrus tetrazona isolate hp1 chromosome 21, ASM1883169v1, whole genome shotgun sequence genomic DNA contains:
- the serpinf1 gene encoding pigment epithelium-derived factor, translated as MRKAVVLFGLWTLLSLSHAQLTDTAEPEGEEEVVDLFTTPRTKLAAATSDFGFNLFRQLAARDPKASVFLSPISISAAFTQLSMGASERAEKQIYRALRYHTLQDSQLHDTLRDLLSSLRAPAKGFKSADRILLARKLRLRLEYLNSVEKQYGIRPQSLAGGTRDLKTVNDWFKQQTGGKVEQVVPSISRNTALLPVGAAFLKGKWITRFSKANKMENFQRDGEAPALIPMMEQENYPVKMGIDSDLGCTIAQVPMEDGISMYFFLPDEVTQNLTLIEEALTAEFVQDLSNTLHAVQVLLTLPVIKLSYSKDLLPSLSDLGLAEWLAEMGLVKITNQPVKLNAVHHKVVMETAPEGAKYASNTPTVNGQSLALTYRVDRPFLFLVRDEPSGALLFIGKVLNPRDIGRV; from the exons GTGGTTGACCTTTTTACTACTCCTCGCACCAAGTTGGCTGCTGCAACCTCTGATTTTGGCTTCAACCTGTTCCGTCAGCTGGCAGCACGTGATCCCAAGGCCAGCGTCTTCCTGTCACCTATAAGTATCTCAGCAGCCTTTACACAGCTTTCAATGG GGGCATCCGAACGGGCCGAGAAACAGATTTACAGGGCCCTCCGCTACCACACCCTGCAAGACAGTCAGCTCCATGACACACTGAGAGACCTTCTATCATCGCTCAGAGCACCTGCCAAGGGCTTCAAGTCAGCAGATCGCATCCTTTTAGCTAGGA aacTTCGTCTCAGGCTGGAATACCTCAACAGTGTAGAGAAACAATATGGGATACGGCCTCAAAGTCTTGCAGGTGGAACCCGGGACCTTAAGACTGTTAATGATTGGTTTAAACAGCAAACTGGTGGAAAAGTGGAACAAGTCGTTCCTTCGATTTCTCGCAACACAGCTTTGTTGCCTGTGGGAGCAGCCTTCTTAAAAG gtaaATGGATAACTAGGTTTAGCAAAGCGAATAAGATGGAGAACTTCCAGAGGGATGGAGAAGCCCCTGCTCTTATTCCCATGATGGAGCAGGAGAATTACCCAGTAAAGATGGGTATTGACTCTGACCTCGGATGCACG ATAGCCCAGGTTCCTATGGAGGACGGAATAAGCATGTATTTCTTCTTACCGGATGAGGTGACACAGAATCTAACTCTAATAGAGGAAGCACTTACAGCTGAATTTGTACAGGACCTTTCCAATACCCTCCATGCAGTACAAGTGTTGCTTACACTTCCTGTTATTAAACTCAGCTACAGTAAAGACCTGCTGCCCTCCCTCTCTGACCTAG gtCTGGCTGAATGGTTGGCAGAAATGGGTCTTGTCAAAATTACCAATCAGCCAGTCAAGTTAAATGCTGTCCATCATAAGGTTGTCATGGAAACAGCTCCAGAAGGCGCAAAATATGCTAGCAACACCCCCACTGTCAACGGCCAGTCGCTAGCTCTAACGTACCGCGTAGATCGACCTTTCCTCTTTCTAGTGAGAGATGAGCCATCAGGTGCACTTCTCTTCATTGGGAAAGTGCTGAACCCACGTGACATAGGAAGGGTATGA